One Antiquaquibacter oligotrophicus genomic region harbors:
- the rplD gene encoding 50S ribosomal protein L4 gives MANSLDVVDTSGKKTGSVELPASIFDVQTNVPLIHQVVVAQLAAARQGTHKTKGRGEVSGSGRKPFKQKGTGRARQGSVRMPQHRGGGTVHGPQPRDYSQRTPKKMIAAALLGAISDRARGERLTIVDSFGKGDAPSTKGAAAVLASIAGRSVLVVLDRGDEIGFKSLRNLKDVHVLWVDQLNAYDVIVSDDVVFTKAAYETFVASKTQKEEVSA, from the coding sequence ATGGCGAACTCGCTCGACGTCGTCGACACCTCCGGCAAGAAGACCGGCTCGGTTGAGCTGCCCGCGTCGATCTTCGACGTGCAGACCAACGTTCCGCTCATCCACCAGGTCGTCGTCGCTCAGCTCGCAGCCGCCCGTCAGGGCACCCACAAGACCAAGGGTCGTGGCGAGGTCTCCGGCTCCGGCCGCAAGCCCTTCAAGCAGAAGGGCACCGGTCGTGCCCGCCAGGGTTCGGTCCGCATGCCGCAGCACCGCGGCGGTGGCACGGTCCACGGTCCGCAGCCCCGCGACTACTCGCAGCGCACCCCCAAGAAGATGATCGCTGCGGCTCTGCTCGGCGCCATCTCGGACCGCGCACGCGGTGAGCGTCTCACCATCGTCGACTCGTTCGGCAAGGGTGACGCACCGTCGACCAAGGGTGCAGCAGCGGTTCTCGCTTCGATCGCCGGCAGGAGCGTCCTCGTGGTGCTCGACCGCGGTGACGAGATCGGCTTCAAGTCGCTGCGCAACCTCAAGGACGTCCACGTGCTGTGGGTCGACCAGCTCAATGCGTACGACGTCATCGTCAGCGACGACGTCGTGTTCACGAAGGCCGCGTACGAGACGTTCGTCGCGTCGAAGACCCAGAAAGAAGAGGTCAGCGCATGA
- the rplW gene encoding 50S ribosomal protein L23 produces MTLTYKDPRDIILAPVVSEKSYNLIDDGKYTFVVDPRANKTEIKLAIEKIFGVKVASVNTLNRQGKAGRTRFGTGRRKDTKRAIVTLKSGSIDIFTAVG; encoded by the coding sequence ATGACGCTCACGTACAAGGACCCCCGCGACATCATCCTCGCGCCCGTCGTCTCCGAGAAGAGCTACAACCTGATCGATGACGGCAAGTACACCTTCGTGGTGGACCCCCGCGCCAACAAGACCGAGATCAAGCTCGCTATCGAGAAGATCTTCGGCGTCAAGGTCGCTTCGGTGAACACCCTGAACCGTCAGGGCAAGGCCGGCCGCACCCGCTTCGGCACCGGTCGCCGCAAGGACACCAAGCGCGCCATCGTCACGCTCAAGAGTGGCTCCATCGACATCTTCACCGCGGTCGGCTAG
- the rpsS gene encoding 30S ribosomal protein S19, translating into MPRSLKKGPFVDDHLLQKVVKANESGSKNVIKTWSRRSMIIPAMLGHTIAVHDGRKHIPVFVTETMVGHKLGEFSPTRTFRGHVKDDKKGRRR; encoded by the coding sequence ATGCCACGCAGTCTGAAGAAGGGCCCCTTCGTCGACGACCACCTGCTGCAGAAGGTCGTGAAGGCGAACGAGTCCGGTAGCAAAAACGTGATCAAGACCTGGTCGCGCCGCTCGATGATCATCCCGGCGATGCTGGGTCACACCATCGCGGTGCACGACGGTCGCAAGCACATCCCCGTGTTCGTCACCGAGACCATGGTCGGGCACAAGCTCGGCGAGTTCTCGCCGACCCGCACCTTCCGCGGTCACGTGAAGGATGACAAGAAGGGACGTCGCCGCTAA
- the rplB gene encoding 50S ribosomal protein L2, with the protein MAIRKYKPTTPGRRGSSVADFAEITRSTPEKSLLRPLPKTGGRNNAGRITSRHIGGGHKRQYRVIDFKRNDKDGVDARVAHIEYDPNRTARIALLHYVDGTKRYIIAPNKLNQGDIVESGPGADIKPGNNLPLKNIPVGTVIHMIELRPGGGAKMARSAGASVRLVAKDGPYAQLRLPSGEIRNVDLRCRATIGEVGNAEQSNINWGKAGRMRWKGVRPTVRGVAMNPVDHPHGGGEGKTSGGRHPVTPWGQKEGRTRKRNLPSDQLIVRRRNVGKKRK; encoded by the coding sequence ATGGCTATTCGTAAGTACAAGCCCACGACGCCCGGTCGCCGCGGATCCTCGGTTGCAGACTTTGCCGAGATCACCCGTTCGACGCCGGAGAAGTCGCTGCTGCGTCCGCTGCCCAAGACCGGTGGTCGTAACAACGCCGGCCGCATCACGAGCCGTCACATCGGTGGTGGCCACAAGCGCCAGTACCGCGTGATCGACTTCAAGCGCAACGACAAGGATGGCGTCGACGCCCGCGTCGCTCACATCGAGTACGACCCCAACCGCACGGCGCGCATCGCGCTGCTCCACTACGTGGACGGCACCAAGCGCTACATCATCGCCCCGAACAAGCTGAACCAGGGCGACATCGTGGAGTCGGGTCCCGGCGCTGACATCAAGCCCGGCAACAACCTCCCGCTCAAGAACATCCCCGTCGGTACGGTCATCCACATGATCGAGCTGCGCCCGGGTGGTGGAGCGAAGATGGCTCGTTCGGCCGGTGCATCCGTTCGTCTCGTCGCCAAGGACGGCCCCTACGCGCAGCTTCGCCTGCCCTCGGGTGAGATCCGCAACGTCGACCTGCGCTGCCGCGCCACGATCGGCGAGGTCGGCAATGCCGAGCAGTCGAACATCAACTGGGGTAAGGCCGGCCGTATGCGCTGGAAGGGCGTCCGCCCGACCGTGCGTGGTGTCGCCATGAACCCCGTCGACCACCCGCACGGTGGTGGTGAGGGCAAGACGTCCGGTGGACGTCACCCCGTTACCCCGTGGGGCCAGAAGGAGGGTCGTACGCGTAAGCGCAACCTCCCCAGTGACCAGCTCATCGTTCGTCGCCGCAACGTCGGCAAGAAGCGCAAGTAG
- the rplC gene encoding 50S ribosomal protein L3: MSNTKTTKGLLGKKLGMTQVWDENNKLVPVTVVEITPNVVTQVRTPEVDGYSAVQIAYGQIDPRKVTQPLAGHFEKAGVTPRRHLTELRTDDTSEYSLGQELTVDIFEPGKKVDVVGTSKGKGFAGVMKRHNFRGVSASHGAHRNHRKPGSIGASSTPSRVFKGMRMAGRMGGDRVTVLNLTVHSVDLEKGILLVKGAVPGARGRIVFVRNAVKGA, translated from the coding sequence ATGTCTAACACCAAGACCACCAAGGGTCTGCTGGGCAAGAAGCTCGGCATGACGCAGGTCTGGGACGAGAACAACAAGCTCGTCCCGGTGACCGTCGTGGAGATCACCCCGAACGTCGTCACGCAGGTCCGCACGCCCGAGGTCGACGGCTACAGCGCCGTTCAGATCGCGTACGGCCAGATCGACCCCCGCAAGGTCACCCAGCCGCTCGCCGGCCACTTCGAGAAGGCCGGTGTCACGCCGCGTCGTCACCTCACGGAGCTGCGCACGGATGACACGAGCGAGTACTCGCTCGGCCAGGAGCTGACCGTCGACATCTTCGAGCCCGGCAAGAAGGTCGACGTCGTCGGCACCAGCAAGGGCAAGGGATTCGCGGGTGTCATGAAGCGCCACAACTTCCGCGGCGTTTCGGCCTCCCACGGTGCACACCGTAACCACCGCAAGCCCGGTTCGATCGGTGCCTCCTCGACCCCCAGCCGCGTGTTCAAGGGAATGCGCATGGCGGGTCGTATGGGTGGCGACCGCGTCACCGTGCTGAACCTGACCGTCCACTCGGTCGACCTCGAGAAGGGCATCCTCCTCGTCAAGGGCGCCGTGCCCGGCGCTCGTGGTCGTATCGTCTTCGTCCGCAACGCAGTGAAGGGAGCCTGA
- a CDS encoding acyltransferase family protein — protein sequence MLQTTEWGPGRRDWMDVLRGLAVIMVVVTHTVRLIQYYDDPVPVLPTIINILTPLRMPMLFLLSGMLVPRSLLKGTWGYLKGKLSKVLYPYVLWTVILALLSALAAGAFVFPDLFHLLFIESATPLWFLGYLVLYYAIALLCRWVHPLIIAVAAVGLSMLPIEGEWERFWYQAVAFFIGVALGPFISGFERFLDNRILCAVLFTAATVAVTIQNLYGQAPQGVIWKVVITVTFFVGAAGLVRPIASARFLSPIRYVGERTIKVYILHWPFIEYPLRWMTSNGDVPLRWLIPITFLCGLVPPVIITVLADRYRAVEWFFEWNPPARRPRKASAKEPIER from the coding sequence ATGCTGCAGACGACCGAGTGGGGACCCGGGCGCCGCGACTGGATGGACGTGCTCCGCGGGCTCGCGGTGATCATGGTCGTCGTCACGCACACCGTTCGCCTCATCCAGTACTACGACGACCCGGTTCCGGTCCTCCCGACGATCATCAACATCCTCACGCCGCTGCGGATGCCCATGCTCTTCCTGTTGTCGGGCATGCTCGTGCCGCGCTCGCTTCTCAAGGGCACGTGGGGCTACCTCAAGGGCAAGCTCTCGAAGGTCCTCTATCCGTACGTCTTGTGGACGGTCATCCTCGCGCTTCTCTCGGCGCTCGCCGCAGGTGCCTTTGTCTTCCCCGACCTGTTCCATCTGCTGTTCATAGAGTCCGCCACTCCGCTGTGGTTCCTCGGCTACCTCGTCCTGTACTACGCGATTGCTCTCCTCTGTCGTTGGGTGCACCCGCTCATCATCGCTGTGGCCGCGGTGGGGCTCAGCATGCTGCCGATCGAGGGGGAGTGGGAACGGTTCTGGTACCAGGCCGTCGCCTTTTTCATCGGGGTGGCGCTCGGCCCCTTCATCTCGGGATTCGAGAGATTCCTCGACAACCGAATCCTGTGCGCTGTCCTCTTCACCGCGGCCACGGTGGCCGTGACCATCCAGAACCTCTACGGGCAGGCGCCACAGGGTGTGATCTGGAAGGTCGTGATCACCGTGACGTTTTTCGTCGGCGCGGCAGGCCTCGTGAGACCCATTGCCAGTGCCCGGTTCCTCTCTCCCATTCGTTACGTGGGGGAACGCACGATCAAGGTGTACATCCTGCACTGGCCGTTCATCGAATATCCCTTGCGATGGATGACGTCGAACGGTGACGTGCCATTGCGCTGGCTCATCCCCATCACCTTCCTCTGCGGCCTGGTGCCGCCCGTGATCATCACCGTTCTCGCCGATCGCTACCGCGCCGTCGAGTGGTTCTTCGAGTGGAATCCGCCCGCGCGCAGGCCGCGCAAGGCTTCCGCGAAGGAACCGATCGAGCGATAG
- the rpsC gene encoding 30S ribosomal protein S3 — MGQKVNPYGFRLGITTDHVSRWFSDSTKPGQRYSDYVAEDVKIRNLLKTSLDRAGVARIEIERTRDRVRVDIHTARPGIVIGRRGAEAERIRTDLEKLTGKQIQLNILEVKNPEAEAQLVAQGIAEQLSARVAFRRAMRKGLQGAQRAGAKGVRIQVSGRLGGAEMSRSEFYREGRVPLHTLRANIDYGFYEARTTFGRIGVKVWIYKGDITNKELAREQANQKSSRPDRRDDRRDGGDRSRRSSAPKAEAPVATGVEA; from the coding sequence ATGGGACAGAAGGTAAACCCGTACGGTTTCCGTCTCGGAATCACCACCGACCACGTGTCGCGTTGGTTCTCGGACAGCACCAAGCCGGGACAGCGTTACAGCGACTACGTCGCCGAGGACGTCAAGATCCGCAACCTGCTCAAGACCTCGCTCGACCGCGCCGGTGTTGCACGCATCGAGATCGAGCGCACGCGTGACCGCGTTCGCGTTGACATCCACACGGCACGTCCCGGCATCGTTATCGGACGTCGTGGTGCCGAGGCAGAGCGCATCCGCACCGACCTCGAGAAGCTCACGGGCAAGCAGATCCAGCTCAACATCCTCGAGGTGAAGAACCCCGAGGCCGAGGCTCAGCTGGTTGCTCAGGGTATCGCCGAGCAGCTCTCCGCTCGTGTGGCGTTCCGCCGCGCGATGCGCAAGGGTCTGCAGGGTGCCCAGCGCGCCGGCGCCAAGGGTGTCCGCATCCAGGTCTCTGGCCGCCTCGGTGGCGCAGAGATGAGCCGCTCCGAGTTCTACCGCGAGGGCCGCGTGCCCCTGCACACGCTCCGCGCCAACATCGACTACGGCTTCTACGAGGCTCGTACGACGTTCGGTCGCATCGGCGTGAAGGTGTGGATCTACAAGGGCGACATCACCAACAAGGAGCTTGCTCGCGAGCAGGCCAACCAGAAGTCATCCCGTCCCGACCGCCGCGACGACCGTCGCGATGGCGGAGACCGTTCGCGCCGCTCCTCCGCTCCCAAGGCTGAGGCGCCGGTTGCCACAGGAGTTGAGGCGTAA
- the rpsJ gene encoding 30S ribosomal protein S10 encodes MAGQKIRIRLKSYDHEVIDSSARKIVDTVTRAGATVVGPVPLPTEKNVVAVIRSPHKYKDSREHFEKRTHKRLIDIVDPTPKAVDSLMRLDLPADVNIEIKL; translated from the coding sequence ATGGCGGGACAGAAGATCCGCATTCGACTGAAGTCGTACGACCACGAGGTCATCGACTCGTCGGCACGCAAGATCGTCGACACGGTTACCCGCGCGGGTGCCACGGTGGTGGGCCCGGTCCCGCTTCCGACCGAGAAGAACGTGGTCGCAGTGATCCGCTCCCCTCACAAGTACAAGGACAGCCGCGAGCACTTCGAGAAGCGCACCCACAAGCGGCTCATCGACATCGTCGACCCGACGCCCAAGGCTGTCGACTCGCTCATGCGTCTCGACCTGCCCGCCGACGTCAACATCGAGATCAAGCTCTAG
- the rplV gene encoding 50S ribosomal protein L22 — MVEAIARVKHIRVTPTKARRVINLIRGKQAEEALAILKFAPQSASEPIYKLVAAAMANARVKADATNSFLDEQDLIVSAAYVDEGTTLKRFRPRAQGRASQILKRTSHITVVLATPDHIAETSAPVAAKAGKN, encoded by the coding sequence ATGGTCGAAGCAATCGCCCGCGTGAAGCACATCCGCGTCACGCCCACCAAGGCACGTCGAGTCATCAACCTCATTCGTGGAAAGCAGGCTGAGGAGGCTCTCGCCATCCTCAAGTTCGCCCCGCAGAGCGCCAGCGAGCCCATCTACAAGCTCGTTGCGGCCGCCATGGCCAACGCTCGCGTCAAGGCGGATGCCACGAACAGCTTCCTCGACGAGCAGGACCTCATCGTCTCGGCGGCCTACGTCGACGAAGGCACAACCCTCAAGCGGTTCCGTCCGCGCGCACAGGGTCGTGCCAGCCAGATCCTCAAGCGCACGAGCCACATCACCGTGGTCCTCGCGACGCCCGACCACATCGCCGAGACCAGCGCACCCGTTGCGGCCAAGGCAGGGAAGAACTAA